One Cupriavidus taiwanensis LMG 19424 DNA segment encodes these proteins:
- a CDS encoding flagellar protein FliT, whose protein sequence is MRTPSAPAFSPIVSCYERILALSARMLEAAHASDWDAVAALQHGYLAEVEHLRQLDHDAPFSDAERMRRYQLLDRILTYDARIRDLAMPRLKRLGNLLTSSRRQIELSAAYGATA, encoded by the coding sequence ATGCGCACTCCCTCCGCTCCCGCGTTTTCTCCGATCGTCTCGTGCTACGAGCGCATTCTTGCATTGTCGGCTCGCATGCTGGAAGCCGCCCATGCCTCGGACTGGGACGCCGTGGCCGCCTTGCAGCACGGCTATCTGGCGGAAGTCGAGCACCTGCGGCAACTGGACCACGACGCACCGTTCTCCGATGCAGAACGCATGCGGCGCTACCAGTTGCTGGACCGCATCCTGACCTACGATGCGCGTATCCGCGACCTGGCCATGCCGCGACTGAAACGGCTCGGCAACCTGCTCACCAGCTCGCGCCGCCAGATCGAGCTGTCGGCGGCGTACGGCGCCACGGCCTGA
- a CDS encoding flagellar hook-length control protein FliK, with amino-acid sequence MTGILVPPGLAAGQAADAQALRPALAIDKLAALLPVPETTESSVRNSTGQAVRNSQHAGPAGAAGQGALVPGTSTRESLSVAARAILAVMDGTENGPVQRASPLLGAAPSPASVPAAAAALSNAVSQSGLFYESHLAQWFAGARALPGILQEPQAAIPRPQGPSATPGPAPSASGTPAAGLLTYGGAATTGEPPRFATPALIPASQVLAEALASPRNPRVGHSHAAAERAVRDGAGTTAAYSHAAAGDLPMPRPSAASLATQAYQTTADAGRAADMQSAAPRGADLPEQAQADAARQSTPAGPAIHPATEGLVRQQLELLATQQFRFAGEAWPGVPLAWDLRRSDADGSADAHDGGARPWTSRMLLQLPSLGAVEAVLTLGPAGLEAHVATPDSNIAARFIAARPLLRSRLEAQGIALQRLNVQTRDTLETGAPDSSSKP; translated from the coding sequence ATGACCGGCATCCTAGTGCCGCCAGGCCTGGCCGCCGGTCAGGCAGCAGACGCGCAAGCGCTGCGCCCCGCCCTGGCCATCGACAAGCTGGCCGCGCTGCTTCCGGTACCTGAGACCACCGAGTCCAGCGTCCGAAATTCGACCGGGCAGGCGGTACGCAACAGCCAGCATGCCGGACCCGCCGGTGCCGCGGGCCAGGGCGCCTTGGTGCCTGGCACGTCCACGCGCGAATCACTGAGCGTGGCCGCACGCGCCATCCTTGCCGTGATGGACGGCACCGAGAACGGACCGGTACAACGCGCATCGCCGCTGCTGGGCGCCGCACCGTCACCCGCATCCGTGCCGGCTGCCGCAGCGGCACTATCGAACGCCGTCAGCCAGAGCGGGCTGTTCTACGAGTCCCATCTGGCCCAGTGGTTCGCCGGCGCCCGTGCCTTGCCCGGCATCCTCCAGGAACCGCAGGCCGCTATCCCGCGCCCGCAGGGACCTTCTGCCACGCCCGGCCCGGCGCCTTCGGCCAGCGGCACGCCCGCGGCCGGGTTGCTGACATATGGGGGCGCGGCAACGACCGGCGAACCGCCAAGATTCGCGACACCGGCGTTGATTCCGGCTTCGCAGGTATTGGCCGAAGCCCTGGCATCGCCGCGCAACCCGCGCGTCGGCCACAGTCACGCGGCTGCCGAGCGCGCGGTGCGCGACGGCGCGGGCACGACCGCGGCCTACAGCCACGCAGCGGCCGGCGACTTGCCGATGCCGCGGCCTTCCGCGGCGTCGCTGGCTACGCAGGCTTACCAGACGACGGCCGATGCGGGCCGCGCCGCCGATATGCAGTCTGCCGCCCCGCGCGGCGCCGACCTGCCGGAGCAGGCGCAGGCAGACGCAGCGCGCCAGTCCACGCCGGCCGGTCCGGCTATCCACCCGGCCACCGAAGGCCTGGTACGCCAGCAGCTGGAACTCCTTGCCACGCAGCAGTTCCGCTTTGCCGGCGAGGCCTGGCCCGGGGTGCCGCTCGCATGGGACCTCCGGCGCAGCGACGCCGACGGCAGCGCCGATGCACACGATGGCGGCGCGCGCCCCTGGACGAGCCGCATGTTGCTGCAATTGCCCAGCCTCGGCGCCGTCGAGGCAGTGCTGACGCTGGGGCCCGCCGGCCTGGAAGCGCACGTAGCAACTCCCGACAGCAACATTGCCGCCCGCTTTATCGCGGCCCGACCACTGTTGCGCAGCCGGCTCGAAGCCCAAGGCATCGCGCTGCAGCGCCTTAACGTGCAGACCCGGGACACGCTGGAGACGGGCGCGCCGGACAGCAGCAGCAAGCCATGA
- a CDS encoding EscU/YscU/HrcU family type III secretion system export apparatus switch protein, with translation MSDTGHDRGAAVALSYQPSDKAPRIVAKGYGVVAEAIIARAKEAGVYVHDSPTLVNLLMQVDLDSQIPPQLYVAVAELLAWLYQLEAGTIAELPRP, from the coding sequence ATGAGCGATACCGGCCACGACCGCGGCGCGGCGGTCGCGCTCTCGTACCAGCCCAGCGACAAGGCGCCTCGGATCGTCGCCAAGGGCTACGGCGTGGTGGCGGAGGCGATCATCGCCCGCGCCAAAGAGGCGGGCGTCTATGTGCACGACTCGCCCACGCTGGTCAACCTGCTGATGCAGGTTGACCTTGACAGCCAGATCCCGCCGCAGCTGTATGTGGCGGTGGCCGAGTTACTGGCGTGGCTGTACCAGCTGGAAGCCGGCACCATTGCCGAGCTGCCACGGCCATGA